One window of Heptranchias perlo isolate sHepPer1 chromosome 15, sHepPer1.hap1, whole genome shotgun sequence genomic DNA carries:
- the LOC137332774 gene encoding uncharacterized protein: protein MDVSALYTSIPHDDGIAATASILNTNNSQSPDAILQLIRFILDHNVFTFDNQFFTQTHGTAMGTKFAPQYANIFMHKFEQDFFTAQDLQPMLYTRYIDDIFFLWTHGEESLKRLHDNINKFHSTIKLTMDYSSESVSFLDTRISIKDGHLSTSLYRKPTDNLTMLHFSSFHPNHVKEAIPYGQALRIHRICSDEEERNGHLQTLKDALVRTGYDARLIDRQFRRATAKNRIDLLRRLTRDATNRVPFVVQYFPGAEKLRMFSAAFNMSSMTMNTSLWPSPHLHYSPLNSHPTSNRLSFAANFPAFRRTASTTPHNPATVTTARHARSSTQIPPSHERTPPTRCMVLTPVTRPTLSTSYIAGKDAPEHGTLARPCRHCDNG from the coding sequence atggacgtctcggcactctacaccagtatcccccacgatgacggcatcgctgcgacagcatcaatactcaacaccaacaacagccaatctccagacgccatcctacaactcatccgcttcatcctggatcacaatgtcttcaccttcgacaaccagttctttacccaaacacacggaacagccatggggaccaaatttgcaccccaatacgccaacattttcatgcacaagttcgagcaggacttcttcactgcacaggacctccaaccaatgctatacaccagatacatcgatgacattttctttctatggacccacggcgaagaatcactaaagagactacacgataacatcaacaagttccattccaccatcaagctcacaatggactactcctcagaatcagtttctttcttggacacacgaatctccatcaaagacgggcacctcagcacctcactctaccgcaagcccacggacaacctcacgatgctccacttttccagcttccaccctaaccacgtcaaagaggccatcccctatggacaggccctgcgaatacacaggatctgctcagacgaggaggaacgcaatggacacctacagacgctgaaagacgccctagtaagaacgggatatgacgctcgactcatcgatcgacagttccgacgggccacagcgaaaaatcgcatagacctcctcagaagactaacacgggacgcaaccaacagagtacccttcgtcgtccagtacttccccggagcggagaaactacgcatgttctccgcagccttcaacatgtcatcaatgacgatgaacacctcgctatggccatccccacacctccactactcgcctttaaacagccacccaacctcaaacagactatcgttcgcagcaaatttcccagctttcaggagaacagcgtccacgacaccacacaaccctgccacggtaaccactgcaagacatgccagatcatcgacacagataccaccatcacacgagaggacaccacccaccaggtgcatggttcttactcctgtgactcggccaacgttgtctacctcatacattgcaggaaaggatgccccagagcatggtacattggcgagaccatgcagacactgcgacaacggatga